The region AAAAAGTGCTGGTCCACAAACAGATCGGGCCCGACAAAGCCCAGGCCGCGGTCGATCTGCTTACCTTCGACCCACTTGCCTTTCATGATGTTGATGACGCTGGGCGCGTCGCGGAACATCACCGCGCTCATGATGGCGGCACCCGCCGAGGTGCCGGCCACCACGCCGCCACGTCGATAGACATCCCAGATCGCTTCCAGCATGGGCGTGGCGTTGCCGCCGGGGGCCAGCACATCAACGATGCGCTCTTGCGCGCCGCCGGTGAAGAACACGCCGCGCGAGTTCTTGATCTTGGCAATCAGCGCCGGGTCGCGCACCACCTTGTTGAGGTCCACCCAGCTGAATTTGGGCGCCACCGGCAAAGCCTCGGCCACTGCACCACGCCGCTGCAGCAATTCAATGGCTTGCTTGGCGCTGGCCTCGGGGTCCTCAGACGCGGTGCTGAACACCACAAAGCGTGCGCCCTTGCCGCCGGCCAGGCTGACGATGCGGCCCCAGACCTCTTCGTTGTCGGACTTCAGCGCGCCGCCGATGGCGATGGCATAGCCCTTGATCAACAAATCCCCCGCCGCTGCGGACGAGCCCGGTGGCAAAGCCCCCAAGGGCGCGGGCGTCGTGGCGCTGCTCGAGGGCGTGGCTGTGGCCGGCGCGGGCTTGGTGGCAGAAGAGCCCGCGCCGCGAATCACCGTCCAGACGCCGGTCTTGGGATTGGTAGGCGTCTGCACCGGGCCGCCGGACGCACTGGGGCCCGTGCCCAGCACCGTGTCGGCAGCCTGCAGGGCGCCGGCACCGCACAAGGACAACAAAACAAGGCCGGCACCCAGCCAGCGGGAGCCGGTGGATGCGAATGGAGAAACGATCTTCATGGGACGCAGACGCTGTGGCAACTTGCTTCGAAAAATGGGATGGGGCTGATGCCGCACTAGGCTGACCCTATCGGACAGCAAGCGCTGATCAACAGGGACGCTGCATGGTAGCCCAGGCCCGAGAGGCAGGCGCTGGTCTGCTCCCCCTAGTTCCAAGTCGAGAACTGAGCCGCAAAGTTGTGTGCACGCGACTGTGTGTGGTTGACCCCACTGGCCGCAAGCGCGCGGGCTTCCTAGACTGGGCCAAACACCTCTAGCAGCCAAGGGAAGCCATGAAAAACAAACGCCGCCAAGAACTTGAGACCGGTGCTTGCCGCAAGCGCCCTCTTTTGCGCAGCACGCTACAAGCCGCCCTGCTCGCCATCATCAGCCTGCCGGCCGCCGCCCAAGAAAGCGCGGACGCCAAGAAGCTGGAGCGGGTGGAGATCACCGGCTCGGCCATCAAACGCATCGATTCCGAAGGCTCTTTGCCGGTGCAGGTGATCACCCGCGCCGACATGGTCAAGGCCGGCATCACCACCGCCGCCGAACTGGTGGCCACACTCAGCGCCGGCAGCAATGCGCTGACTGACGGCGTTAGCATGGCTTTCGGTGGCTACAAAGATCAGCAAGGCCTCAATTCGGCCAATCTGCGCGGCCTGGGTACCTCCTCCACCCTGGTGCTGCTCAATGGCCGGCGCATGGCCAATTTCGCCTCGCCGGGTGACGACTCCGGCGTGGACCTCAACAGCATCCCGGCCGCGGCCATCCAGCGTGTGGAAGTGCTGCTGGACGGCGCCTCGGCCATCTACGGTGCCGACGCGATTGGCGGCGTCGTCAACTTCATCACCCGCAAAGACTACCAAGGCTTTGAAGCCGAGGTCTATGCCGGCACCAGCCAAGAAGGCGGCGCGGGCAAGCGCACCGTTTCGCTGTCCGGTGGCTTTGGCGACATTGCGCGTGACCGTTTCAATGTCTTTGGCGTGCTGGATGTGCAGCACACCGACGCGCTCTCCACCTCGCAGCGCAAATTCATCAACGATTTGAAGATCCCGGAGCGGCTACCCCATTTGCTGTCCTCGTACGGCTTCCCCGGCAATATCCGTATCAGCAGAGACCAGCGAGACTACCTGGAAAGTCAGAACTTCCAGATCAACGGCACGCCGATCAGCAGCCGCACCATCAACCTGAGCGCGCCCAAGTGCCAGCCACCGCACACGCTTTACCTGCCCGACGGCGTCGGTGGCACCGATGGCTGCACTTTCGACTACATGCGCGATGTGGAGCTTTACCCCAAGACCGACAAGGCCGATTTCCTTGGCCGCGCCGTGCTGCAGCTAGGCGACAAGCACCAGCTATTTGCCGAAGTCTCGCTGACCCAAGCCAAGAGCTTCTACACCGGCACCTCCAACCGCATTGCCGCTGAATTGGATGTCGCAATGATTCCCGCCCTGGCCGCCACCGGCCTCGGCGACGCCCTGCCGGATGACCGCAGCATCACCGTGCGAACCCGTTTGCTCGATGCCGGCCGCCGCACCAGCGAGGTCACCAGCACCGGCAAGCGCTTTGTGCTGGGCCTGACCGGCAATGTGGCCGGTTGGGACTACGACATGGCCTACAACCACAGCGTCAACAAGGTGGCGGAGCGCGATGTGGCCGGCTACCTGCTGTACGACAAGACCATGGCCGCTTTTGCCGACGGCACCATCAACCCCTTCGGCGCCCAATCCGCCGCTGGCCTCAAATTTCTGCAGAACAATCAGCTGAACCAGGAAGTTCGCAATGCCAGCGGCACCATGGATGCCTTTGATATCAAGGGCAGCGGCGTGGTGGGCAAGACGGCCGGAGGCGACATCGCCATGGCCGTGGGCGCGGAGTTCCGGCGCGAGGCCAGCAAGTCGGCCGCGTCCGATCTGCTGATTTCCGACAACATCGTCGGCGACCCTTCGCCAGGGGATTCGCAATTCACCGATCACTCGCGCAAGGTCTGGGCGGTGTATGCCGAGCTGATCGTGCCCCTGAGCAAGCAGCTTGAGTTGCAAGCCGCCGTGCGCCACGACCACTACGACGTGGTGGGCGGCACCACCAACCCCAAGCTGAGCCTGCGCTACACGCCGATGAAGGAAGTGGTGCTGCGCGCCTCGGCCGGCACGGGCTTCCGCGCCCCCTCGTTGAACGATATGTACCGCCCCACCAAGGTGAGCGAAACCTCGGTACTGCCCGACCCGGTCTGCATGGCCGAGAACGCCAATGACCTGGCTTTTTGCGCTGACAACTGGACGACCCGTACCTATTCCAACCCGAAGCTGAAGCCCGAGAAGTCCAAGCAGTTCTCCTTCGGCGTGGTGGTCGAGCCGCATCCGCTGATCGGCCTGGGTCTGGATTACTGGAACATCGAGAAAAGCGATTTGATCAGCACCATCGGTGACGATGTCATCCTGGCCAATCTCGATAAATACGGCAGCCTGGTGCACCGCCTCAATATGGACGAAGGCCTCAAGGGCTGCGACTATGACGCCAGCGATTCGACCATTTGCTTCATCGAATTGCGCAAAGAAAACCGCGGCAAACAGCGCGCCTCCGGCCTGGACTTCACGGTGGATGTGCGCTCGCACGCCACGTCTTTGGGCAAGTTCGGCGCCAAGCTGGTGGGCTCTTTGACGCTCAAGTCTGAGCGGCAAACCGGCGTTGGCGATGGCTTCATCAGCAATCTGGGCCAGTTCGTCACCGACGGTGTGGTGCAGCGCTGGAAGCACCGCCTGAGCGTGGACTGGGCCCATGGCCCGTGGAGCATGACGCTGAGCAATAACTACTCCAGCGGCTACACCGACCAGAACTCCGCCATCGACACCAACTCGGGCACGGTGGTCGGCGCCAACAAGGTCAAGGCTTACTCTTTGTGGGATCTGTCGGCGGCCTGGGATGTCAGCAAGGCCATCACCCTGCGCGCCGGTGTGAAAAACCTGTTCGACACGGCCCCGCCCTATTCCAACCAGGCCTACTTCTTCATCTCCGGCTACGACCCCAGCTACACCGACCCGCGTGGGCGCTTTGGTTACTTGAGCGCGAAGTACAGCTTCTGAGTATTCGGCGTCTGAGCTGAGCGGCGAAGCCGCTTTGCAAGCCTGGCGCGGCAGCGACGCCGCTGCGCCAGGTTTGATACCTTCAGGACGAAGGGTTTATTTGCTGCTCGGTGTGCCCGGGCCGGCGCTCTTGTTGAGCAGGTCTTGCGCGGCATCCTTGTCCAGCACCTTGACGTTCATGGCCTTGCCATCACGCTTGGGCAGATTGGAGCCGGTTTGCGGGCCTGCAGCATAGCTGGGCTCGGCCGTGTCGGCCGGCGGCAGCTCGGCGCACGCCGCCAGTGCCAGCACCAACAGGCCAAGGGCGGAGCGTTGCAAAACACGAGGGCCAGCGGCCGTGGAAACGCGCAAGGTCATGAAAGGTTCTCCGGGGTAGTGGAAGCCGGCCATGCTAGGCGCCGCCCCTGCGGCTTGCAAGGCTGAATTACCCGGCGCGTGTCCCCAAACCCCGGCTCCGCCGTGGCGCCGATGAATCGGCGCGGGCCACTCAATCCGGGCTCAGCCCTAACTCCCCAGCCATGCGGTGCACCAGCGCCTTGAGTTGAACTAACTCCGCATTCATGCGCTGCTGCTCGGCGCGCAAGAACGCCATTTCTTCGTCACGCGCGACATGCGCTGACCCGGCTTGGCTAGGCTCAGGCTGGCTGACCTCGCCGCAGAGCAAATGCGCCCAGCGGGGCTCTCGGGCACCCGGCGCGCGCGCCAGCTTGATGGCCAGAGGCGGCGTGCGCTCGGCCAACTCGTCCAGAAAACCTTCCACCGAAGACACATCGGCAAAGCGATGCAGGCGTTCGGTGTTCTGGCGCAACTCGGCCGCGGTTTGCGGGCCGCGCAACATCAGCAAGGTCAGCAAGGCCAGGGCCGCGCCGGGCACCGCCAGGCCGCGCGCGCCGTTGTGCTCGAAGCGCACCACGCGGTTGCCGCTTACGGAACTGACCAAGTGCATGGACTTGAGTTCTTCCAGCGCCTCCAGCACATCGGCCTCGCTGGCGGCCATCACCGGATCGCGCGCGGTTTTCTGGTTGCAACCCAAGGTCAGGGCATTGAGGGACAGCGGGTAGCTGTCAGGTACGGTGGATTCCTTTTCCACCAACACGGCCAGGACGCGCGCCTCCAGCGCGCTCAAAGTACGAAGCGTCATGCTTTCTTTCTTCTCAAACACCAAATCCGTCATCGGCCTGAATCACAGCGCCGTTGATGAAGTGGCTCTCATTGGCGCACAACATCAACAAGCTGGTGTCCAGATCACGCGGCTGCCCCACTCGCTTGCGGGGCAGCAGCTCCATCAGCTTCTTGCCTTGCTCGGTGCCCCAATGGTGGTGATTGATCTCGGTATCGATATAGCCTGGGCAGATGGCATTGACGTTGATGCCGTACTTACCCCACTCCAAGGCCATGGCGCGGGTCATGTGAATGACGGCGGCCTTGCTCATCGAATACACGCCAATCTGGCTCAACACCCGCAGCCCCGCCATCGAGGCGATATTGACGATGCGCCCACCAATAAAGGTGCCCGGCGCCGAGCCACGCGCCCGGCCCAACATGCGCTTGCCCACCTCTTGCGCAACGAAGAAGGCGCCGCGCACATTGGTGTCCATCACAAAATCGTAATCGTCCGGCCCCACATCCAGCAGCGGCTGGGTGCGGCTGACGCCGGAGTTATTGATCAGGATGTCGAGCGTACCCACCTCGGTCTCGGCATGCGCCACCGCCGACTTGATGCTGTCCAGATCGGTCACATCCAGATGCACCACATGGGCATCCCCGCCCGCGCCTTCGATCTCACTGCGCAGGGTTTTAAGCCGCTCGGTGCGGCGGCCAGCCAACACCACACAGGCACCGGCCTGCGCCAAGGTCTTGGCGAACTGCGCGCCCAAGCCGCTGGAGGCGCCGGTGATCAAAGCCACCCGGCCTGACAAGTCAATGCTGTAGCTCATGGGGGAAACCTCAGAAAAGTTCTGCCTTGACGATAGCATGCCCGCCTTCGTCAGCCCCCACATTCTGGTCAAAAACCAGGCTCACACGCCCATGCCTCAAGCGCCCCAAATGCGAGCGCCCGAACGGAAATTTAGTACCTTTGCCGGCCGCATCCGGGCAGCCGCCGCAGCGCAGCCGAATCAGGGGCGCGGTTCGCGCGTGATGATGGCCAGCGGGATCAGGATGGGCGCCAGCACCGCAAAGTAGACCAGCAAGATGCCGTCGCTGCCGACGGTCAGCGGCGTGGCCAAGCTGTCGGCCATGGCGCTGCCACGGCTTTGGTCGACGCTGATCTCCACCGTGTAGCTCTTGTTGAGCGGCTCCAGCTGGCGCCCTTCGCGGAAAGCGCCTTGCAAAAAGCGTTGGCCCTTCAACTCGCCGTCCAACCGCCATGGCCCGCCGTCCGCCGAGGCGGTGAAACCAAGCCCCCGCGCCGCCTGCGCTTGCTGCTCGTCCAGGGGCTTGACCAGGCTGAGTTGGTAGCGGCCGCTGATGCCGTTTTCCGCATCCACATGAAGCTGGGAAATCTCCCCGTCCATGCTTTGATGCAAAGGCGAAGCCAGGCTCGCCACCAATTGCGCCGGCGCATCCAACACATAGTGGTAGCTGCGGCCAATGAAAACGATGTGCTTGCCATCACGCGAGATCAGCAAGGCCTTGACCGTCTCGGTATAGGGCTTGATGGGTGCTTTCAAGCTGGAGCTCTCGGCACAGCCGCCCAGTGTGGCCAAACCGCTCAAAGCCAAGGGAGTGGCGCCGGCCAGGCGAAGGAATTGACGGCGAGGCAGCAAGAGTTGGGTCATGGCAAGCGCATAAGTCCTGAGCGGTGGGGTGCGCGCAGGCTAGCAGCATGTGCGCCTAGCGGACCACCTTGGCGGCGATTCTAGAGTTGCGCTTCCAAAAACCGACGCTCGATCAAACCGCCCGTCCAGCGGCTCAATCTCGCACCCCATTGCCCCGCCACAACGCTGGCTTAGGTCAGACTGCCTACAAAATCGAACGACCGTGCTTTTTATGCCAGAGGCTGGCTAGAATCGCTGCCAATTCGACGCTTACTTTTTCAGGACCTTCAGCAATGACCCCACAGGACATCCTCGCCCAATACGGCCCGCGTGAATCTATGGACTATGACGTGGTCGTGGTGGGCGGCGGCCCCGGCGGCCTGGCCACCGCCATCCGGCTCAAACAACTGGCGGCTGCCAAGGGCAGCGAGCTGTCCGTCGTGGTGCTGGAAAAAGGCTCCGAGCCTGGCGCCCACATCCTCTCTGGCGCGGTGATGGATCCGCGCGCGCTGACCGAGCTGCTGCCCAATTGGCAAGAGCTGGGCGCGCCACTGAACCAGCCCGTCACTGAAGACGAAGTGCTGTTCCTCAGCGAAACCGGCGCCCAGCAAACCCCGCAGTGGCTGATTCCCGGCTGCTTCCACAATCACGGCAATTTCGTCATTTCGCTGGGCGCCGTGACCAAGTGGCTGGGCGAGCAAGCCGAGAGCCTGGGCGTGGAAATCTTCCCTGGTTTCACCGCCGCCGAAGTGGTTTACGGTGAAGACGGCGCCGTGCGCGGCGTGGCCACCGGCAATCTGGGCGTGGGCAAGGACGGCGAGCCGACCGAGAACTTCCAACTGGGCATGGAGCTGCTGGGCAAATACACCATCTTCGCCGAAGGCGCGCGCGGCCATCTGGGCAAGCAGCTGATCGCCAAGTACGCGCTCGACGCCGGCAAGGATCCGCAGAGTTATGCCCTGGGTATCAAGGAGCTGTGGGAAGTGCCCGCCGACCAAGCCCAGCCTGGCCTAGTCGTGCACACCGCCGGCTGGCCAATGAATGCCGACACCTACGGCGGCGGCTTCCTCTACCACCTGGAAGGCAATAAGGTCACGCTGGGCTATGTGGTCGGCCTCGACTACAAAAACCCCTGGCTCTCGCCTTTCGAGGAAATGCAGCGCTGGAAGACTCACCCCAGCATCCGCAAGCACATCGAAGGCGGCAAGCGCATCAGCTACGGCGCACGCGCCATCACGGCCGGCGGCTTGCTGAGCCTGCCCAAGACCGTGTTCCCGGGTGGTGCACTCGTGGGCTGCGACGCCGGCTATCTGAACGCCTCGCGCATCAAGGGCAGCCACGCCGCGATCAAGAGCGGCATGCTGGCCGCTGAAGCCGCGTTCGAGGCGGTGACGGCGGGCCGTCAATACGACGAACTCAGCGCCTACCCGGCCGCGTTTGAGCAGAGCTGGTTGCACACCGAGCTGGATCAGGCGCGCAACTTCAAGCAATGGTTCAAGAAGGGCAACCGGGTCGGCACTTTGATGACCGGCATCGAGCAGTGGCTGCTGCCCAAGCTGGGCATCAAGAGCCCACCGTGGACCATCCACCGCCCGCAAGCCGATCATCTCTACCTGCGCCCCGCAGCCGAGATGCCCAAAATCGACTATCCCAAGCCGGATGGCAAGCTGACGTTCGATCGCCTCTCTTCGGTCTTCGTCTCGAACACCAACCACGAAGAGAACCAGCCTGCCCACCTGACGCTGAAAGACGCCTCGGTTCCGGTGGCGATCAATCTGGCCAAGTACGCCGGCCCCGAGAGCCGCTACTGCCCCGCCGGTGTGTACGAGTTCGTGAAATCTGAAGCCGGTGAAGACCGCCTGCAAATCAATGCGCAGAACTGCGTGCATTGCAAGACTTGCGACATCAAGGACCCGACGCAGAACATCGTTTGGGTCACACCCGAAGGCGGCGGCGGGCCGAACTACGCGGGCATGTAAAAAGCCTGCGCGTGGCGCGCCGATTCAAAGCGCGCTGCGCTTCGTGGCGCCACGGCGCCACCACTTGATTCGTAGTCTGCGCGGCCACCTCCAAGCCAAGCCTTGTTCGCCAAGGCTGGCCGGTGGAAGGGGCCGCCGCACTGCGGCCGGCTGTACAGCCCCGCGCTTAACGCAGCATCCCAGCCAGCCGCGCCTTCACCTGCGGCCATTCGCTGCGGATGATGGAAAAGTAGACCGTGTCGCGCACGCGCCCGTCCGGGCAGATCACATGGCTGCGGAACACGCCCTCTTGCGTGGCACCAATGCGCGCGATCGCGGCGCGTGACTTGGCGTTGAGGAAGTCCGTCTTCAGCTCCACCCGCAAGGCATCCAAGACCTCGAAGGCATGGGTCAGCAGCAAGGTCTTGGCCTCGGTGTTGGCGCCGCTGCGCTGATGTGAGGGGGCCACCCAGGTCCAGCCGATTTCCAAGCGCCGGTCCTTGGCCGAAATGCTGCCAAAGCGGGTGCTGCCGATGATGGCCTGGCTCTGCACATCCTGAATCACAAAAGGCAAGGCCGTGCCTTTGGCCTGCTCTTGCAAGGCCAGCTCCACATACTGCTGCATATCAGCGCGGTCACGCATCAAGGTCGGCACCCAGGTCCATAGCGCCGGCACCAGGCCGACTTCGGCCAGGGCATCCACATGCTCCAGGCTCATCGGCAGCAAGCGCACATGGCACCCCTCCAGGATGCAGGCCTGCAACTGCAAGTGCCGCACATGGGTCATGGTCAGGGCCGCAACGGCGGTGGCGGCTTGGGTTTGCTCGGTGGCGCTCATCATCAAATACTCATCATCTCGTTAGGTTGATCAAAGCAACAGGTCAAAGGGCCTGATCACAGGGACAGACGCTGCATCCAGTCGGCCACCGCCGAAGCCTGCTTCTGCACCCAGGCCCAATGGTTGCTCGGCAATCAGCTGCCGAATCTGCGAGGCATCGCTCCAATCGAAATGCGCGGGGGTATACATGGCCGGAACATCTTGAGGGTATTGGAGCCGCCAAGCATAAGGCGCCGAACATACGGATTCCTTGAAGCGCCCCCAAATTTCATGAACACCCGGGCAAATGCGGTGATCTAACGCCCATAGTCCACGCTATGCTCAATGCTCAACCGGTCCCCCAGCAACAGGCTTGCTTGCGGGCGAACCGCCTCCGTCCCGAATGGACGGCACAAGCAGAGGCAGCGGTTTCATGGTCGATCACTACCGCATGAACAGGCTCATCAGGCAGCCAGGCGTTGACCGCCAGGATGGGGCCTTTCGCAGGCCCGGCAGCCCTGCGTCGGCCGCCGCACCATCAGCGCTCAACCGCGCTGCACCATGAGGTTCAACAAACCCAGCTGGGGCGCCTATTTGGTGGTT is a window of Paucibacter sp. KCTC 42545 DNA encoding:
- a CDS encoding SDR family oxidoreductase; the encoded protein is MSYSIDLSGRVALITGASSGLGAQFAKTLAQAGACVVLAGRRTERLKTLRSEIEGAGGDAHVVHLDVTDLDSIKSAVAHAETEVGTLDILINNSGVSRTQPLLDVGPDDYDFVMDTNVRGAFFVAQEVGKRMLGRARGSAPGTFIGGRIVNIASMAGLRVLSQIGVYSMSKAAVIHMTRAMALEWGKYGINVNAICPGYIDTEINHHHWGTEQGKKLMELLPRKRVGQPRDLDTSLLMLCANESHFINGAVIQADDGFGV
- a CDS encoding cyanophycinase, which translates into the protein MKIVSPFASTGSRWLGAGLVLLSLCGAGALQAADTVLGTGPSASGGPVQTPTNPKTGVWTVIRGAGSSATKPAPATATPSSSATTPAPLGALPPGSSAAAGDLLIKGYAIAIGGALKSDNEEVWGRIVSLAGGKGARFVVFSTASEDPEASAKQAIELLQRRGAVAEALPVAPKFSWVDLNKVVRDPALIAKIKNSRGVFFTGGAQERIVDVLAPGGNATPMLEAIWDVYRRGGVVAGTSAGAAIMSAVMFRDAPSVINIMKGKWVEGKQIDRGLGFVGPDLFVDQHFLKRGRFGRMIPLMMAKGYKLGLGVDENTAAVVHGDEVEVIGGKGALLVDLSEVKTDPTLGAFNVTNARLSYLDHGDKFNLKTRVTMPSALKLRGDKLDPLAADFKPYYTEELFHIDMLGDSTISNAMSYLIDSNRNEVRGLSFDALPKPGDQVADLGFLFRLYKGRGSYGWSTDEMGGEEYTVVNLYLDVTPVRMPQPIYAPWQGSGARTVVPAASAVERGDGS
- a CDS encoding GNAT family N-acetyltransferase, whose product is MMSATEQTQAATAVAALTMTHVRHLQLQACILEGCHVRLLPMSLEHVDALAEVGLVPALWTWVPTLMRDRADMQQYVELALQEQAKGTALPFVIQDVQSQAIIGSTRFGSISAKDRRLEIGWTWVAPSHQRSGANTEAKTLLLTHAFEVLDALRVELKTDFLNAKSRAAIARIGATQEGVFRSHVICPDGRVRDTVYFSIIRSEWPQVKARLAGMLR
- a CDS encoding TonB-dependent receptor; protein product: MKNKRRQELETGACRKRPLLRSTLQAALLAIISLPAAAQESADAKKLERVEITGSAIKRIDSEGSLPVQVITRADMVKAGITTAAELVATLSAGSNALTDGVSMAFGGYKDQQGLNSANLRGLGTSSTLVLLNGRRMANFASPGDDSGVDLNSIPAAAIQRVEVLLDGASAIYGADAIGGVVNFITRKDYQGFEAEVYAGTSQEGGAGKRTVSLSGGFGDIARDRFNVFGVLDVQHTDALSTSQRKFINDLKIPERLPHLLSSYGFPGNIRISRDQRDYLESQNFQINGTPISSRTINLSAPKCQPPHTLYLPDGVGGTDGCTFDYMRDVELYPKTDKADFLGRAVLQLGDKHQLFAEVSLTQAKSFYTGTSNRIAAELDVAMIPALAATGLGDALPDDRSITVRTRLLDAGRRTSEVTSTGKRFVLGLTGNVAGWDYDMAYNHSVNKVAERDVAGYLLYDKTMAAFADGTINPFGAQSAAGLKFLQNNQLNQEVRNASGTMDAFDIKGSGVVGKTAGGDIAMAVGAEFRREASKSAASDLLISDNIVGDPSPGDSQFTDHSRKVWAVYAELIVPLSKQLELQAAVRHDHYDVVGGTTNPKLSLRYTPMKEVVLRASAGTGFRAPSLNDMYRPTKVSETSVLPDPVCMAENANDLAFCADNWTTRTYSNPKLKPEKSKQFSFGVVVEPHPLIGLGLDYWNIEKSDLISTIGDDVILANLDKYGSLVHRLNMDEGLKGCDYDASDSTICFIELRKENRGKQRASGLDFTVDVRSHATSLGKFGAKLVGSLTLKSERQTGVGDGFISNLGQFVTDGVVQRWKHRLSVDWAHGPWSMTLSNNYSSGYTDQNSAIDTNSGTVVGANKVKAYSLWDLSAAWDVSKAITLRAGVKNLFDTAPPYSNQAYFFISGYDPSYTDPRGRFGYLSAKYSF
- a CDS encoding YceH family protein: MTLRTLSALEARVLAVLVEKESTVPDSYPLSLNALTLGCNQKTARDPVMAASEADVLEALEELKSMHLVSSVSGNRVVRFEHNGARGLAVPGAALALLTLLMLRGPQTAAELRQNTERLHRFADVSSVEGFLDELAERTPPLAIKLARAPGAREPRWAHLLCGEVSQPEPSQAGSAHVARDEEMAFLRAEQQRMNAELVQLKALVHRMAGELGLSPD
- a CDS encoding electron transfer flavoprotein-ubiquinone oxidoreductase; this translates as MTPQDILAQYGPRESMDYDVVVVGGGPGGLATAIRLKQLAAAKGSELSVVVLEKGSEPGAHILSGAVMDPRALTELLPNWQELGAPLNQPVTEDEVLFLSETGAQQTPQWLIPGCFHNHGNFVISLGAVTKWLGEQAESLGVEIFPGFTAAEVVYGEDGAVRGVATGNLGVGKDGEPTENFQLGMELLGKYTIFAEGARGHLGKQLIAKYALDAGKDPQSYALGIKELWEVPADQAQPGLVVHTAGWPMNADTYGGGFLYHLEGNKVTLGYVVGLDYKNPWLSPFEEMQRWKTHPSIRKHIEGGKRISYGARAITAGGLLSLPKTVFPGGALVGCDAGYLNASRIKGSHAAIKSGMLAAEAAFEAVTAGRQYDELSAYPAAFEQSWLHTELDQARNFKQWFKKGNRVGTLMTGIEQWLLPKLGIKSPPWTIHRPQADHLYLRPAAEMPKIDYPKPDGKLTFDRLSSVFVSNTNHEENQPAHLTLKDASVPVAINLAKYAGPESRYCPAGVYEFVKSEAGEDRLQINAQNCVHCKTCDIKDPTQNIVWVTPEGGGGPNYAGM